A single region of the Fusarium fujikuroi IMI 58289 draft genome, chromosome FFUJ_chr05 genome encodes:
- a CDS encoding PEP5-like protein, with protein MAQPNTLSPAKVELEDDPHRAALEDNPTTQPKTGARVWIAIFSMALSFGPAVGLPFVCVASIVVQITNELGDASQLPWVVGAWSLATACSFSLGGPFSDIFGRRSIILAGQIIVLIGNIVGGTAQNTQSIIAAETLVGLGAGFVFVAYAGVPEMLPNKWRSLGLGILEGGIALPWAVVSVLLANAMYKYATWRWLFYLAIIVQAISLVGTALFYWPTTHPQGDFEKSRWTQFREIDWIGLGLFTAGLAVFLIGLTWGGTTSHPWKSASTIVPIVLGLFTIVAAFIYDFFIAKAPMFPLSLFSTIRGFLLVIVVLFISGMNYNSLSALLPQGSLYMFTTDGIEIGVLALPNTLMQGVCGFLVPLFSHKIGHIKWQFVAGTAFQAIFIGASAATVNPNHKLAWAFVPAFGVPMFVLCTILGYSIASLHVPHSHLGLAMGLLGTFRSAGGAVGNAIFNTIFQDKFKTYSGEEIARAALQSGLNATDLGLIIPGTIQHNLGVPGALDAVPGMTPEIQDVLRHAVRQAYGRAFQFVFYITIAFSTVAVICALFVEDPTAFMTNHVQSAMVGRGHSGVVDGAAPATSTDDKPTESHDEKSDGNTAGGVKMA; from the exons ATGGCTCAACCGAATACTTTATCGCCCGCCAAAGTCGAACTTGAGGATGATCCTCATCGTGCTGCGCTGGAGGATAATCCCACTACGCAGCCGAAAACGGGAGCCCGAGTATGGATTGCCATCTTT TCAATGGCATTGTCCTTTGGACCAGCTGTTGGTCTTCCGTTTGTCTGCGTTGCTAGTATCGTTGTGCAGATCACGAATGAACTTGGCGATGCGAGCCAACTACCGTGGGTTGTAGGAGCATGGTCTCTTGCAACCGCCTGCTCTTTTTCCCTCGGTGGACCCTTTAGCGATATCTTCGGCCGCCGAAGCATTATACTTGCAGGCCAAATCATCGTCTTGATCGGTAACATTGTGGGAGGAACCGCTCAGAACACTCAAAGCATAATTGCAGCAGAGACCTTGGTCGGTCTTGGTGCTGGTTTTGTGTTTGTGGCGTATGCAGGTGTACCTGAGATGCTTCCTAACAAATGGCGGTCTCTCGGCTTGGGCATTCTCGAGGGAGGAATTGCTCTTCCTTG GGCCGTCGTGAGCGTTTTGCTTGCCAATGCCATGTACAAGTACGCGACCTGGCGTTGGCTCTTCTACCTCGCCATCATCGTTCAGGCCATCTCCCTTGTCGGTACAGCTTTGTTCTATTGGCCAACAACTCACCCCCAAGGAGATTTCGAGAAATCGCGCTGGACTCAGTTCCGCGAGATCGACTGGATTGGTCTTGGCCTCTTCACAGCCGGACTCGCCGTATTCTTGATCGGCTTGACCTGGGGCGGCACCACTTCTCATCCATGGAAGAGTGCCAGCACAATCGTACCCATCGTCCTCGGACTATTCACCATTGTCGCTGCTTTCATCTacgacttcttcatcgccaaagctCCTATGTTCCCCCTCAGTCTATTTTCCACCATTCGTGgctttcttcttgtcatcgtTGTCTTGTTCATTTCGGGAATGAACTACAATTCCCTTTCTGCTCTACTTCCGCAAGGCTCTCTTTACATGTTCACCACTGACGGTATTGAGATTGGTGTTCTAGCCCTACCCAATACTCTGATGCAAGGTGTCTGTGGTTTTCTTGTTCCCCTCTTCTCTCATAAGATCGGTCACATCAAATGGCAGTTTGTCGCTGGCACAGCATTCcaggccatcttcatcggcgCCAGTGCTGCCACTGTCAACCCGAACCACAAACTGGCCTGGGCATTTGTACCAGCTTTTGGTGTTCCAATGTTCGTTCTTTGCACCATCTTGGGATATTCCATAGCTAGTCTACATGTGCCCCATTCTCACTTGGGCCTTGCCATGGGTCTACTTGGAACTTTCCGATCAGCCGGCGGTGCGGTCGGaaatgccatcttcaacactatCTTCCAGGATAAGTTCAAGACCTACTCTGGTGAAGAGATCGCTCGCGCTGCCCTCCAAAGTGGTCTGAACGCCACTGACCTAGGACTCATCATCCCAGGAACCATTCAGCACAACCTCGGTGTCCCTGGTGCCCTCGACGCCGTACCCGGCATGACCCCGGAGATTCAGGATGTCCTTCGCCATGCAGTCAGACAAGCATACGGTCGAGCATTCCAGTTTGTGTTTTACATCACAATTGCGTTTTCAACTGTTGCTGTTATTTGTGCCTTATTCGTGGAGGACCCAACTGCTTTTATGACAAATCATGTTCAGTCTGCTATGGTCGGTCGAGGTCACAGcggcgttgttgatggagcTGCCCCGGCCACGAGTACAGATGACAAGCCCACtgagagccatgatgagaagagtgaTGGAAATACTGCAGGTGGAGTGAAGATGGCTTGA
- a CDS encoding related to multidrug resistance protein: MYGLLLLSNLYSLTTDVLQQDRYHVVLSVASVVATALLCPLLYLEHVRSTRPADLAVIFLLVSLVCDLGASLQEGPEEWLIPTTKITLKFLLIAAESRSKQGILKSPYSFQSPEQLAGILSRTFFWWINPILALGNQIILSGEDLPPIDHLLTSEKLRHDGLKAWDQRARPLTKITLPICLVKSMLPQFMAPVVLRLCLIFFRYAQPALISSAVHELSSHSDGGRLMLIMKAATVYFGLAVFEALYHHRLNRLSIITKGTLIGLINNAALRQSSSSYNDGIALTLISTDTESVMRFAICSRMSRYLARNLQSKQKAWNEATQRRISLTASAISSMKVMKMLGTSRQTEVLIQKLRAQELEMAKKVRWMMVAYNASANALGIFSPILTFVIFVMYANVRGSTLDAETAFTTTALLGLVTHPANMIMTIVPRAIGSLAAFGRIQDYLVRPGRADERRSFKPKTKVDDSSSAICFEAVTVQSHSQSRPVLDNINFTVNQGSIVICAGAVGSGKTVLAQCILGEIPASCGTISVSTQRIAYCEQSPWLPSGTLKEVVCGFGKFEPGWYRHVVKLCCLDEDILALPLGDNTVIGSRGLKLSGGQRQRLALARALYARGEIVLLDDSFSALDHNTERKVVSNLLGTQGHFRKTGTTVFLIANSTKHFDEADSLIILESGRVTYQGSPNAVNEEVAHLRQMHVNAAVAETNAGLVKTNKTIQSQALEVTEAVADLGRSTGDFTLYASYSFFVIFPQYWLQKWTESPGSQAKFYIAGYLTLSLLAWVATNGSMWSTHMLIAPTSGDELHRRLLSTVFGFVAQSCEGLTNRLQCSIAVLLIYRDGFNTKSVSFTICLLLLTAWLMILRFSEDMQLVDKSLPPAILSLSNQIFKLLVQTALLFSAQKLLTATIPLCVLVVYVVQRVEGVVSIRSFGWVKQAESTNMNCLDKSQQPAYILLCLQLWLNIVLDLVIASMAVILIALAVFLEGSTTAGQIGMSLNIVLVANSTLLALVTSWTNLEISLGAISRLKTLEEETVAEEQPVCGGVVPETWPSRGALQVHDLMVSYEETHVPALKNINLSIEPGQHLVICGRTGSGKSTLLLALLRLLDTQSGSIEVDGIDLSQVPLSTIRERCFIIVTQDPFLLAQASLRFNLDPSETLSDIAILKALERTGLCGHFDTHVQAKLADILDSPLSSLPHMSTGQTQLFALTRALLRAEHCSIAGTKPILLLDEATSSVDGLTESTMRRVVKEAFTDNGHTVIEITHRLSGLKDIAQTAGHNPEVSVVLLSQGGIQRQGRIEDMLDFGNES; the protein is encoded by the exons ATGTACG GCCTGCTTCTCTTGTCGAATCTTTATTCTTTGACAACAGATGTCTTGCAGCAAGATCGCTATCACGTTGTATTGTCAGTTGCCTCTGTCGTCGCTACAGCGCTTCTTTGCCCTCTGCTGTACCTGGAACATGTGCGCTCAACCAGGCCAGCCGATCTCGCTGTTATCTTCTTGCTCGTATCTTTGGTGTGTGACTTGGGTGCTTCTCTACAAGAGGGTCCTGAGGAGTGGTTGATACCCACCACCAAGATTACTCTAAAgtttcttctcatcgccgCAGAAAGCCGAAGCAAACAAGGGATTCTCAAGAGTCCCTACTCTTTCCAATCTCCAGAACAGCTGGCAGGAATTCTAAGCAGAACATTCTTCTGGTGGATCAACCCCATTCTCGCCTTGGGGAACCAGATCATTCTTTCCGGTGAAGATCTTCCTCCGATTGACCACCTCCTTACTTCGGAAAAGCTCCGTCATGATGGCTTAAAGGCGTGGGATCAGAGGGCCAGACCATTGACCAAGATAACATTACCCATCTGCCTAGTGAAGAGTATGCTACCTCAGTTCATGGCACCAGTTGTCCTACGATTATGCCTCATTTTCTTTCGTTACGCGCAGCCGGCTCTCATTAGCTCTGCGGTTCATGAACTAAGCAGCCACTCCGATGGAGGTAGGCTTATGCTGATCATGAAAGCCGCTACGGTCTACTTCGGTTTAGCAGTTTTCGAAGCACTTTACCACCATCGGTTGAACAGACTCAGCATCATAACCAAAGGGACACTCATCGGGCTTATCAATAACGCAGCTCTGCGGCAGTCATCAAGCAGCTACAACGACGGTATAGCCCTAACTTTAATCAGCACAGATACAGAGAGCGTCATGAGATTCGCAA TTTGCTCTAGAATGAGTCGTTACCTGGCCAGAAACCTGCAAAGCAAGCAGAAGGCGTGGAATGAAGCGACACAGAGACGAATCTCTCTGACGGCATCTGCGATCTCATCAATGaaggtgatgaagatgcttggAACTTCCAGACAAACTGAAGTATTGATCCAGAAGCTTCGAGCCCAAGAATTAGAGATGGCGAAGAAAGTGCGGTGGATGATGGTCGCGTATAACGCCAGTG CTAATGCGCTCGGAATATTCTCTCCTATACTAACATTTGTCATATTCGTGATGTATGCTAACGTACGTGGGTCGACTCTGGATGCCGAGACTGCATTTACGACGACAGCGCTTCTTGGGCTAGTGACCCACCCAGCAAATATGATCATGACGATTGTGCCTCGTGCCATTGGCTCTTTGGCCGCTTTCGGAAGAATTCAAGACTATCTCGTCCGGCCTGGTCGAGCTGATGAGAGACGCTCGTTCAAGCCAAAGACAAAGGTCGATGATTCTTCATCAGCCATTTGCTTTGAAGCTGTCACTGTTCAGTCCCATTCACAGTCACGTCCAGTCCTCGATAACATCAATTTCACGGTCAACCAAGGGTCAATAGTCATTTGCGCTGGGGCAGTTGGAAGTGGGAAGACAGTCCTCGCCCAGTGCATTCTAGGCGAAATACCAGCTTCGTGTGGGACAATCTCAGTGTCAACCCAGCGGATCGCTTACTGCGAACAATCGCCCTGGTTACCGAGTGGTACTCTGAAAGAAGTGGTTTGTGGCTTTGGGAAGTTTGAGCCCGGTTGGTATAGGCATGTTGTCAAGCTTTGCTGCCTCGATGAGGATATTTTAGCCTTGCCGCTCGGTGACAACACTGTCATAGGCAGCCGGGGCCTGAAGCTCTCTGGAGGTCAAAGACAGCGTTTG GCACTCGCCCGTGCTTTATACGCTCGGGGCGAAAttgtgcttcttgacgacAGCTTCTCAGCTCTAGATCACAACACAGAAAGAAAGGTGGTTTCTAATCTTCTAGGAACTCAAGGGCACTTCCGTAAGACAGGCACTACAGTCTTCTTAATTGCCAATTCTA CGAAACACTTTGACGAGGCGGACTCGTTAATCATTCTGGAGAGTGGAAGAGTCACATACCAAGGGTCACCAAACGCAGTAAACGAAGAAGTGGCACATTTGCGTCAGATGCATGTCAACGCTGCAGTGGCTGAAACCAACGCAGGCCTTGTCAAAACGAACAAGACAATCCAGAGCCAAGCTCTCGAAGTAACTGAGGCTGTGGCTGATTTGGGTAGATCAACAGGAGATTTCACTCTATATG CTTCATACTCATTCTTTGTAATCTTTCCACAGTATTGGCTGCAGAAGTGGACGGAGTCACCAGGCTCACAGGCGAAATTCTATATCGCAGGATACCTCACCCTTTCACTGCTAGCCTGGGTAGCCACGAACGGTTCAATGTG GTCTACTCATATGTTGATTGCGCCAACGTCAGGTGATGAGCTTCACCGACGATTACTCTCCACTGTCTTTGGGTTTGTAGCGCAATCCTGTGAGGGCCTGACTAACAGGTTGCAGTGCTCCATTGCTGTTCTTCTCATTTACAGAGACGGGTTCAATACTAAATCGGTATCATTCACCATTTGCCTGTTATTGCTGACTGCTTGGCTGATGATTCTCAGGTTCAGTGAAGATATGCAACTAGTTGACAAGAGCCTGCCTCCAGCAattctctctctttccaACC aaatcttcaagcttctggtGCAAACCGCTCTCCTTTTCAGTGCCCAAAAACTGCTGACTGCCACAATTCCATTATGCGTTTTGGTAGTCTACGTTGTGCAACGG GTCGAGGGTGTCGTCAGCATCCGCTCGTTTGGTTGGGTGAAGCAAGCAGAGAGTACTAACATGAACTGTCTCGATAAGTCCCAGCAACCAGCCTACATCCTTCTGTGTTTACAGCTCTGGCTCAACATTGTTCTAGACTTAGTTATTGCCTCTATGGCAGTGATTTTAATCGCTTTAGCAGTATTCTTAGAGGGGAGCACAACAGCCGGACAGATCGGCATGTCTTTGAACATTGTCCTTGTTGCCAACTCGACGCTCTTAGCACTTGTCACATCTTGGACGAATTTGGAGATATCTCTAGGTGCTAT ATCTCGTTTGAAGAcgctggaagaagagacagtAGCAGAAGAGCAGCCAGTATGCGGAGGAGTAGTCCCTGAGACTTGGCCCTCACGTGGGGCGCTTCAGGTCCATGACCTTATGGTCTCTTACGAAGAGACGCACGTGCCTGCATTGAAGAACATCAACCTATCCATTGAGCCCGGTCAACATTTGGTAATCTGCGGTAGGACTGGCAG TGGGAAGAGCACTCTCCTCCTCGCGTTGCTCCGCCTTCTCGACACCCAATCGGGATCTATCGAAGTTGATGGTATCGACTTAAGTCAGGTTCCACTGTCAACTATACGAGAACGATGCTTCATTATTGTTACGCAAGATCCATTTCTGCTCGCACAGGCCAGCCTTCGGTTTAATTTGGAT CCTTCGGAGACTCTTTCCGACATTGCAATCCTGAAGGCACTTGAACGAACTGGGCTCTGTGGACATTTCGACACTCATGTGCAAGCAAAGCTGGCAGATATCCTTGACAGTCCTCTCAGTTCGTTGCCTCACATGTCCACTGGCCAGACTCAGCTATTTGCCTTAACCAGAGCCCTCCTACGAGCAGAGCATTGTTCAATCGCTGGAACAAAGCCCATTCTGCTTCTGGACGAGGCGACATCATCGGTTGATGGGCTGACAGAGTCAACTATGCGGCGTGTTGTAAAAGAGGCATTTACTGATAACGGACATACTGTGATCGAGATTACCCACCGTTTGTCTGGCTTGAAGGACATCGCTCAGACGGCAGGTCATAACCCGGAAGTGAGCGTGGTCCTTCTTTCGCAGGGGGGGATTCAGAGACAGGGAAGAATTGAAGATATGCTCGACTTTGGCAACGAGTCTTAG
- a CDS encoding related to Fe-containing alcohol dehydrogenase, producing the protein MSFAFGKEVYYPAYEGRETPKVSYGLKFPEACLRHCRDTFSCSRVYVICSKSLAQSTDALEKLRSALDSRIVGVRIGINPHTPIAQVLEVVKDASNLNIDCLVTLGAGSLTDAAKLARLALANSVTTEKEMNTLWGTPKSNPALRNDISKPTIPLIHIPTSLSGGEFQAIAGGTESQGHAKRTFHCEGVDPELVIQDPELCLTTPEWVWLSTGIRAVDHCVETLCSLLSNDKADEWSKKGLVKLVSGLLASKTDSKSLQARHLCHQGVVSSMCAVSSGVPLGASHAIGHQLGPLGVGHGETSCILLPAVCRFNYKKEANVERQEVVRDLLLEQDEVRQLLQVKGLDKSVVSLADILDAFISALGMPRSLEEVGIGEDKLEVLARNSLDDIWIQTNAFPITEASQVMEILSMCIKRR; encoded by the coding sequence ATGAGTTTCGCGTTCGGAAAAGAAGTCTATTATCCAGCTTATGAAGGTCGAGAGACGCCCAAAGTCTCATACGGGCTCAAATTCCCCGAGGCCTGCTTACGTCACTGTCGCGATACTTTTTCTTGCTCTAGGGTGTACGTGATTTGTTCCAAGTCTTTGGCACAATCTACAGACGCGCTTGAAAAGCTTCGTTCGGCACTTGATAGCAGGATTGTCGGTGTCAGAATCGGCATCAATCCACATACTCCAATTGCACAAGTTCTTGAAGTCGTCAAAGATGCTTCAAACCTCAACATCGACTGCCTCGTGACATTGGGCGCTGGCAGTCTGACAGACGCCGCCAAATTGGCGAGACTCGCTTTAGCCAACTCGGTCACAACGGAGAAGGAAATGAATACTCTGTGGGGAACACCAAAGAGCAATCCCGCGCTGCGAAACGACATATCCAAGCCAACTATTCCTCTCATCCACATCCCGACATCACTATCTGGAGGAGAGTTTCAAGCCATCGCGGGAGGAACAGAATCCCAAGGCCACGCAAAGAGAACCTTTCACTGCGAGGGCGTCGATCCAGAACTCGTCATCCAGGATCCAGAGCTCTGCCTTACAACTCCTGAGTGGGTTTGGCTCAGCACAGGTATCCGCGCGGTTGATCATTGCGTCGAAACGCTCTGCTCGCTTCTCTCGAACGATAAGGCTGATGAATGGTCTAAAAAGGGTCTTGTGAAACTTGTCAGTGGCCTGTTGGCAAGCAAGACAGATTCAAAGTCTCTGCAGGCGCGACATCTATGCCATCAGGGCGTTGTCTCGTCTATGTGTGCCGTGTCAAGTGGTGTGCCACTCGGTGCGAGTCATGCTATCGGACATCAACTTGGTCCTCTTGGCGTTGGGCACGGTGAGACGAGCTGTATACTCTTACCTGCCGTGTGCAGGTTCAATTACAAGAAAGAGGCAAACGTTGAGAGACAGGAAGTTGTGAGGGATTTGTTGCTGGAACAGGATGAGGTTCGGCAACTACTGCAGGTGAAGGGTCTTGATAAGAGCGTAGTAAGCCTGGCCGACATCTTGGATGCGTTTATTTCTGCTCTGGGTATGCCTCGATCACTCGAAGAGGTTGGGATTGGAGAGGATAAGCTTGAGGTCCTTGCCAGGAATAGTCTGGACGATATCTGGATTCAAACAAATGCATTCCCAATCACGGAGGCTAGCCAGGTCATGGAGATACTCAGCATGTGCATCAAAAGACGATAG
- a CDS encoding related to HOL1, putative substrate-H+ antiporter has product MPPEESTLTIDVLPPGTQRINDLQATHIVLAPRPTSDPNQPLNWSTMRKTLHMVLLSLYSMMMFCIPCMSVPFWQNFNEELGMSYDMLNNGYAANMAGLATGCIIFIPIALRIGRRPVYLVTSLIMFGAGAWQAETHTVGDMIGMNTIAGIAGAVNEALFQVTVTELFFVHQRGTMNGIYFGMVLVGNYLGPVYGGQVAVTMGWRWACWSATVFTGIVTVLMFFFLEETKYIPAPLNGHDPRATSSSPTDNEFSKVNSTAKAPLPNDTPASVNSMDQQSDAVEIDHSIPMNSYWKRHALLTLDKHESTQKRTFWRDIYEPFQLLATFPAVMFAALQYGWSIAMLAILAVTQSSLYSIPPYNFTTAGVGNMNLPPFIGAILGALFGGPLVDWSIVQIAKRRGGIYEPETRLWLFLVPGLCMTIGCLMYGLTIAKGMPWIINAVGSGFIGFAIGGGGDMSLTFLQDSHEHIIGPALTGVVFVRNVIATGLVFAVTPWMEGMGVYNMYVVLGCISTAIALTCVPMVIWGRMFRVRLAGKYEYFTNRQY; this is encoded by the exons ATGCCGCCTGAAGAGAGCACTTTGACGATTGATGTCTTGCCTCCGGGCACGCAGCGCATCAATGACTTGCAAGCTACTCATATCGTGCTGGCTCCTCGGCCAACTTCAGATCCCAATCAGCCTCTG AACTGGAGTACAATGCGCAAAACTCTCCATATGgtccttctttctctttactcaatgatgatgttttgCAT TCCCTGCATGAGCGTCCCATTCTGGCAGAACTTCAACGAAGAGCTCGGCATGAGCTACGACATGCTGAACAATGGATATGCAGCAAATATGGCAGGTCTTGCCACCGgttgcatcatcttcatccctATCGCCCTGCGCATCGGCCGTCGACCGGTTTATCTCGTTACGTCGTTGATCATGTTTGGTGCTGGGGCGTGGCAAGCCGAGACGCACACTGTCGGGGATATGATTGGTATGAATACTATCGCAGGCATCGCTGGAGCTGTCAATGAGGCTCTGTTTCAAGTCACG GTAACAGAACTTTTCTTCGTCCATCAACGTGGTACAATGAATGGTATCTACTTTGGGATGGTTCTAGTTGGG AACTACCTTGGACCTGTCTACGGTGGCCAAGTTGCTGTGACAATGGGTTGGCGATGGGCATGTTGGTCCGCCACCGTCTTCACCGGCATCGTCACCGTCCTcatgttcttcttccttgaagAAACAAAGTACATCCCCGCACCGCTCAACGGCCACGACCCTCGAGCTACCTCATCTTCGCCTACCGATAACGAGTTTTCCAAGGTTAACAGCACCGCAAAGGCACCCCTACCGAACGATACACCAGCTAGCGTCAACTCTATGGACCAGCAGAGTGATGCCGTTGAGATAGATCACAGCATTCCCATGAACTCTTACTGGAAGCGCCATGCACTTTTGACATTGGATAAGCACGAGTCCACTCAGAAGCGAACGTTCTGGAGAGACATATACGAGCCTTTCCAACTCCTTGCCACATTCCCAGCCGTTATGTTCGCCGCGTTACAGTATGGTTGGAGCATTGCCATGCTCGCCATTCTAGCAGTAACACAAAGTTCACTGTACTCCATTCCGCCGTATAATTTCACAACCGCTGGTGTTGGAAACATGAATCTCCCTCCCTTCATCGGTGCCATCTTGGGAGCTCTATTTGGAGGGCCACTCGTGGATTGGTCGATTGTGCAGATTGCGAAACGCCGTGGAGGTATTTATGAGCCCGAGACAAGATTGTGGCTATTCCTGGTTCCTGGATTATGCATGACGATCGGATGTCTCATGTATGGGCTCACTATTGCCAAG GGAATGCCATGGATCATCAACGCTGTAGGCTCAGGCTTCATTGGTTTCGCCattggaggtggtggagaCATGTCCCTCACATTCCTACAAGATTCTCACGAGCAT ATCATCGGACCTGCTCTGACAGGCGTTGTTTTTGTTCGTAATGTCATTGCAACGGGCCTAGTCTTTGCTGTCACACCGTGGATGGAAGGTATGGGCGTGTACAACATGTACGTAGTCTTGGGCTGTATCTCTACTGCCATCGCTTTGACTTGTGTGCCCATGGTGATCTGGGGTCGCATGTTCCGGGTTCGGTTAGCGGGCAAGTATGAGTACTTCACCAACAGGCAGTATTAG
- a CDS encoding probable acetyl-CoA C-acyltransferase precursor — MASFTRHLKALSTKSPSDIVILSAVRSPITRAFKGGFKDAWPEDILAPVMAEAALRARTQKEDVQDVLIGNVLAELGFAKTGRMALLHAGFPTSTTFHTVNRQCSSSLQALTHMAHAIQAGQIEVALAGGVESMSKNYQSRGIPQDVGPALRNTKVKAAADCLMPMGITSENVARRYGVDRKTQDEYALLSHTRANEALAAGRFDAEIVPIEYPAYDNEAGETSQIRVAADDTIRPNVTLEKLAKLKPAFLEDGGSTAGNSSQISDGASAAILARRSWATERGLKPIARFLGTQVAGCEPDEMGLGPVYAIPRLYEHVGIEQKDVDVIELNEAFASQTLACINKLGLDVDRVNPNGGAIALGHPTGATGTRQLATLIAELGRRGEEIGVIILELALHPP, encoded by the exons atGGCGAGTTTTACAAGACACTTGAAAGCACTGTCGACAAAGTCACCTAGCGACATAGTCATCTTATCAGCTGTTCGAAGTCCCATTACACGAGCGTTCAAAGGCGGTTTCAAAGATGCGTGGCCAGAGGACATTTTGGCGCCG GTTATGGCCGAGGCGGCATTGCGGGCTAGGACCCAAAAGGAAGACGTCCAAGATGTTCTGATAGGGAATGTCCTCGCGGAGCTAGGTTTTGCAAAAACTGGCAGAATGGCCCTCTTACACGCTGGGTTCCCTACATCAACGACATTCCACACGGTCAATCGTCAGTGCTCGAGTAGTCTGCAAGCTCTAACTCACATGGCGCATGCTATCCAAGCGGGTCAGATCGAGGTCGCCCTCGCTGGAGGCGTCGAAAGCATGTCGAAGAACTATCAGTCTCGCGGAATACCCCAAGACGTGGGTCCAGCTCTGCGTAACACGAAGGTTAAAGCAGCTGCCGACTGTCTTATGCCTATGGGTATTACATCAGAGAATGTTGCGAGGAGATATGGAGTTGATCGCAAGACGCAAGACGAGTATGCTCTCTTGAGTCATACTCGTGCGAATGAGGCACTTGCAGCGGGTCGATTTGATGCGGAGATAGTGCCGATTGAGTACCCGGCGTATGATAACGAAGCCGGTGAGACTTCACAAATTCGAGTCGCTGCAGATGACACTATCCGGCCAAATGTGACTCTGGAGAAGTTGGCCAAACTCAAGCCAGCATTTCTAGAGGACGGTGGCAGCACTGCTGGAAACTC GTCCCAGATATCCGACGGCGCATCAGCAGCCATCCTCGCCCGTCGCTCATGGGCAACCGAGCGCGGCTTGAAACCCATAGCTCGATTCCTCGGAACTCAAGTCGCAGGCTGCGAACCTGATGAAATGGGCCTGGGGCCTGTCTATGCCATTCCACGACTGTATGAACATGTTGGTATAGAGCAGAAAGACGTTGATGTTATTGAACTCAATGAAGCATTTGCAAGCCAGACTCTCGCTTGTATTAATAAACTTGGCTTGGATGTTGATAGGGTTAATCCCAATGGTGGTGCTATCGCCCTTGGACATCCGACTGGAGCGACTGGAACGAGACAGCTTGCGACGCTGATTGCTGAGCTTGGGAGAAGGGGGGAAGAGATTGGTGTCATTA TACTGGAATTGGCGTTGCATCCGCCATAA